AGTATTTATTCGGCGGTCAAATTATCGCGATAGTCAATACCGGAATGTATATTTTGGTTCGGTTCTGGCTGTTAAATGGTTAGAAAAAAGGGGATTAGTCTCTAATAAAGTTGAAGAACAGGTGGCCGCCCCCAAGTGGATTTTCTCTCAAAAAAGGTTTACCGAAGCATTTTTAAGAGGTTTTTTTGATACTGATGGCTCTGTATATCGATTGAGATTTGGCATCCAGATTTCCTTCACGAATTATTCTCTGCCTCTTTTGAAATCTTTACAGGAGATGCTAAAAGAGTTAGGATACAGACCATCGGAGATAAGTTCCCATAAGATTTATCTTACGAGAGTTTCGGAAGTTAAAAGATTTTTTGACGAGATATCCCCTAAAAATTCTAAGCACCAGAAACGCTTTAAAGAATTCATAAAATGCGTCGGTACCCAAGTGGTCAACGGGGGCAGACTGTAAATCTGCTGGCTCCGGCCTTCGTTGGTTCGAATCCAACCCGGCGCACAAGACAAAAAATCTCCACTGCTGGAGATTTTTTCGTACCTGTGCGAGCCGGAGCGTTACCCGCCGTTTCGGTGGGTCGCGAGGCGGGGTCGCGGCCGAACGAGACGACGGTCGAGTGAGA
The genomic region above belongs to Candidatus Paceibacterota bacterium and contains:
- a CDS encoding LAGLIDADG family homing endonuclease yields the protein MARKWTTEEKSKHHNELFHLYVSENLSLGQIAQKLGLSEQGVYARLLRLKIPINRHLKKGYNNTSRRVEIPDMYSAKVAEFFGIMFGDGHISPTQVIVTLGTKELEYVKYVCNLIRDIFKTTPKVFIRRSNYRDSQYRNVYFGSVLAVKWLEKRGLVSNKVEEQVAAPKWIFSQKRFTEAFLRGFFDTDGSVYRLRFGIQISFTNYSLPLLKSLQEMLKELGYRPSEISSHKIYLTRVSEVKRFFDEISPKNSKHQKRFKEFIKCVGTQVVNGGRL